A window of Ovis canadensis isolate MfBH-ARS-UI-01 breed Bighorn chromosome X, ARS-UI_OviCan_v2, whole genome shotgun sequence contains these coding sequences:
- the PLP1 gene encoding myelin proteolipid protein isoform X1, producing the protein MGLLECCARCLVGAPFASLVATGLCFFGVALFCGCGHEALTGTEKLIETYFSKNYQDYEYLINVIHAFQYVIYGTASFFFLYGALLLAEGFYTTGAVRQIFGDYKTTICGKGLSATVTGGQKGRGSRGQHQAHSLERVCHCLGKWLGHPDKFVGITYALTVVWLLVFACSAVPVYIYFNTWTTCQSIAAPSKTSASIGTLCADARMYGVLPWNAFPGKVCGSNLLSICKTAEFQMTFHLFIAAFVGAAATLVSLLTFMIAATYNFAVLKLMGRGTKF; encoded by the exons ATGG GCTTATTAGAGTGCTGTGCAAGATGTCTCGTAGGGGCCccctttgcttccctggtggccactgGATTGTGTTTCTTTGGGGTGGCACTATTCTGTGGCTGTGGACATGAAGCACTCACTGGTACAGAAAAGTTAATTGAGACATATTTCTCCAAAAACTACCAGGACTATGAGTATCTTATCAATGT GATCCATGCTTTCCAGTATGTCATCTATGGAActgcctctttcttcttcctttatggGGCCCTCCTGCTGGCCGAGGGCTTCTACACCACCGGCGCAGTCAGGCAGATCTTTGGCGACTACAAGACCACCATCTGCGGCAAGGGCCTGAGTGCAACGGTAACAGGGGGCCAGAAGGGGAGGGGTTCCAGAGGCCAACATCAAGCTCATTCTTTGGAGCGGGTGTGTCATTGTTTGGGAAAATGGCTAGGACATCCCGACAAG TTTGTGGGCATCACCTATGCCCTGACCGTTGTGTGGCTCCTGGTGTTTGCCTGCTCTGCTGTGCCTGTATACATTTACTTCAACACCTGGACCACCTGCCAGTCTATTGCTGCCCCCAGCAAGACCTCTGCAAGTATAGGCACTCTCTGTGCTGATGCCAGAATGTATG GTGTTCTCCCATGGAATGCTTTCCCTGGCAAGGTGTGTGGCTCCAACCTTCTGTCCATCTGCAAAACAGCTGAG TTCCAAATGACCTTCCATCTGTTTATTGCTGCATTTGTGGGGGCTGCAGCCACACTGGTTTCCCTG CTCACCTTCATGATTGCTGCCACTTACAACTTTGCCGTCCTGAAACTCATGGGCCGAGGCACCAAGTTCTGA
- the PLP1 gene encoding myelin proteolipid protein isoform X2 yields the protein MGLLECCARCLVGAPFASLVATGLCFFGVALFCGCGHEALTGTEKLIETYFSKNYQDYEYLINVIHAFQYVIYGTASFFFLYGALLLAEGFYTTGAVRQIFGDYKTTICGKGLSATFVGITYALTVVWLLVFACSAVPVYIYFNTWTTCQSIAAPSKTSASIGTLCADARMYGVLPWNAFPGKVCGSNLLSICKTAEFQMTFHLFIAAFVGAAATLVSLLTFMIAATYNFAVLKLMGRGTKF from the exons ATGG GCTTATTAGAGTGCTGTGCAAGATGTCTCGTAGGGGCCccctttgcttccctggtggccactgGATTGTGTTTCTTTGGGGTGGCACTATTCTGTGGCTGTGGACATGAAGCACTCACTGGTACAGAAAAGTTAATTGAGACATATTTCTCCAAAAACTACCAGGACTATGAGTATCTTATCAATGT GATCCATGCTTTCCAGTATGTCATCTATGGAActgcctctttcttcttcctttatggGGCCCTCCTGCTGGCCGAGGGCTTCTACACCACCGGCGCAGTCAGGCAGATCTTTGGCGACTACAAGACCACCATCTGCGGCAAGGGCCTGAGTGCAACG TTTGTGGGCATCACCTATGCCCTGACCGTTGTGTGGCTCCTGGTGTTTGCCTGCTCTGCTGTGCCTGTATACATTTACTTCAACACCTGGACCACCTGCCAGTCTATTGCTGCCCCCAGCAAGACCTCTGCAAGTATAGGCACTCTCTGTGCTGATGCCAGAATGTATG GTGTTCTCCCATGGAATGCTTTCCCTGGCAAGGTGTGTGGCTCCAACCTTCTGTCCATCTGCAAAACAGCTGAG TTCCAAATGACCTTCCATCTGTTTATTGCTGCATTTGTGGGGGCTGCAGCCACACTGGTTTCCCTG CTCACCTTCATGATTGCTGCCACTTACAACTTTGCCGTCCTGAAACTCATGGGCCGAGGCACCAAGTTCTGA